Proteins encoded in a region of the Deltaproteobacteria bacterium genome:
- a CDS encoding HEPN domain-containing protein yields the protein MNPPERFPPDDPREWLNRARSNLARAKHRIPNAYLEDLCFDAQQAAEKAIKAVMILRGIDFPYIHDLAHLMTVLEARGEHIPDAVRRAARLTYFAVDARTDGVLR from the coding sequence ATGAATCCGCCTGAGCGCTTTCCACCTGACGACCCGCGGGAATGGCTGAACCGCGCAAGAAGCAATTTGGCTCGGGCGAAACATCGGATTCCCAATGCCTACCTGGAAGATCTGTGCTTCGACGCACAACAAGCCGCAGAGAAGGCCATCAAGGCAGTGATGATCCTGCGTGGGATAGACTTTCCCTATATTCATGATCTGGCCCATTTGATGACCGTCCTCGAAGCCCGTGGCGAGCACATACCGGACGCGGTGCGCCGCGCCGCAAGACTCACATACTTCGCCGTGGACGCACGGACTGACGGAGTTTTGCGATGA
- a CDS encoding nucleotidyltransferase domain-containing protein, which yields MVNQKTLDELVSRIVHVAQPEKIILFGSTARGDAHRHSDVDLLVIKAGAHRRSLAGRIYENLFGIGVAVDVVVVTPTDVERYKDSHALVIKPAMREGRVVYESA from the coding sequence ATGGTTAACCAGAAGACCCTGGACGAACTCGTCAGCCGGATCGTACACGTGGCCCAGCCGGAGAAAATCATTCTCTTTGGCTCGACGGCTCGGGGAGACGCACACCGTCACAGCGACGTTGATTTGCTGGTCATCAAGGCAGGAGCGCACCGGCGCAGTCTGGCGGGTCGGATTTACGAGAACCTTTTCGGTATAGGCGTGGCGGTGGATGTCGTTGTCGTAACGCCCACGGACGTGGAGCGTTACAAGGACAGCCATGCGCTGGTCATCAAGCCCGCGATGCGGGAGGGTCGGGTGGTTTATGAATCCGCCTGA